Within Vicia villosa cultivar HV-30 ecotype Madison, WI linkage group LG1, Vvil1.0, whole genome shotgun sequence, the genomic segment aaaaaaattcaagAAGGGAAGAAGAAAGGAGTAAGCCCACTAGTTCGTAACTTACCGTATCCTCATGCTCCTACAAGGAAGGACAATGAAAGACTCTATATTCGATTCATTGACATATTTCGCTAATTGCAAATTAACATCCCTTTTTTGGAAGCCTTGGAGCAAATGCCGAAGTATGCAAAGTTCATGAAAGATATTATTACAAATAAGAAAAGGTACACCGAGCCTGAAACTGTCATCCTTGATGCGAAGTGTAGTGCAATTattcaaagtactttaccaagAAAAGAGAGCGATCCAGGAAGAGTCACTTTGTCGGTTACCATTAGTGATATTCATGTTGGAAGAGATTTAGTTCATTTGGGGTCTAGTATCAATCTTATTCCATTTCCCATGATGAAGAGGTTAGGCATTTTTGACTTAAAAGCAACGAGAATGACGTTACAATTTGCTGATAAGTCCACAACTCGTCCTTATGGAGTTGCGGAAGGTTTACTTGTGAAAGTTGATAAGTTCTTATTTCCCGTTGATTTTGTTGTGATCGACATGGAGGAAGATATTGATACACCCTTGATTCTTGGAAGGCCTTTCATGAAAACGGCAAGGATGATGAtcaatattgatgatggcttaataaagttgagattccaagatgaagaagtttattttgatctctttgaagctaTAAAACATCCAAGTGATAAAGGcgattgttttagaattgatgctacGGAGGAAGCTATAATGAAGGTTGAAAGTCAAGTTTATTTGTTTACCCCTCTCGAGAAAACATTAACTAAAGCTCTTGAAGTCCTTAATGAAGACGAGGAAAAAGAGATTGAAATTTTTTTGTGAGATCTTGATGTATCCGAAGAGATAAatccttttgaagcaaagattgaagatttgaaggatGAGCCAAAGAGTGATAGTGCAAAGTTATAATTAAAGATGTTACCATCCCACTTAAAATATGTGTTTCTTGAAGAATGTGGGAAGAAATCGGTGATAATTAGTGGTTCATTGTCAAGAAAGGAAGAGGAGAAGTTAATTCATGTGTTAAAAGTGAACAAGGAAGCAATTGGTTGGGTTCTTTTTTATCTAAAAGGGATTAGTCCAGcttattgtatgcataagatcaTGATGGAGGAGAATTTCAAGCCGGTTGCTCAACCTCAACGCCGCTTGAATCCTACTATGAAAGAGGTTGtaagaaaggaagtggtgaaactattagaggccggaatgatttatcctatcTCTGGTAGTGcatggtgtagcggggaaaatctgagatcgaagccataggattgactcgactcaatatttcagtgaaagtcgccaccgcgctttattatttccaaaggaaaagggaaaagaacgaaaaaacccaaattttgtttttaaaacaaaaagagatctaaggtacgggtgttgattatatgaggggaaggttttaagcacccctcatatctgtggtactcaacaggaacctttttgaaaatctgtgtcgtgtgtgtgtgctaaaaaagggtttgtttttatttttaaaataagctcggcaagacgttaagccttgtgcctacatacctcctcggtgcaatggagaagtcagagataatgtagttccgcttaaaagggaaaacattttaaaacgaataaacactttatcgtcgttggagagaaatactcagccattgaccttgagcatgagaacaaacgagttctttgcatcgcaaatgaaagaagggctccaactcggataaaatcgacgagtatgccactagctctctcacgcggaaaagatctcattatatcaatcaatttcaaaatcgtggggtatcgccactcgtttcgacaattagtcgtgtctaaacttttcgaagaaaaaggccattgaaggcaaaagatattttttaagaaaggttttgaaaaggttgcaaacataagaaggttttgtaaaaagagagaagattttgaaaattaaagaaggggaggagatgaagaggctatcctattacgtaaaataaaagctaaggaaaagaatggtctaaccgaagaagaagcc encodes:
- the LOC131659802 gene encoding uncharacterized protein LOC131659802, translated to MPKYAKFMKDIITNKKRYTEPETVILDAKCSAIIQSTLPRKESDPGRVTLSVTISDIHVGRDLVHLGSSINLIPFPMMKRLGIFDLKATRMTLQFADKSTTRPYGVAEGLLVKVDKFLFPVDFVVIDMEEDIDTPLILGRPFMKTARMMINIDDGLIKIDATEEAIMKVESQVYLFTPLEKTLTKALEVLNEDEEKEIEIFL